In a single window of the Geotrypetes seraphini chromosome 11, aGeoSer1.1, whole genome shotgun sequence genome:
- the MLST8 gene encoding target of rapamycin complex subunit LST8, with protein sequence MNASQGTVGSDPVILATAGYDHTVRFWQAHSGICTRTVQHQDSQVNALEITPDRSMIAAAGYQHIRMYDLNSNNPNPVINYDGVSKNITSVGFHEDGRWMYTGGEDCMARIWDLRSRNLQCQRIFQVNAPINCVCLHPNQAELIVGDQSGAIHIWDLKTDHNEQLIPEPEVSVNSVHIDPDASYMAAVNSLGNCYVWNLTGGIGEEVTQLIPKTKIPAHKRYALQCKFSPDSTLLATCSADQTCKIWRTSNFSLMTELSIKSSNPGETSRGWMWDCAFSGDSQYIVTASSDNLARLWCVETGEIKREYSGHQKAVVCLAFNDSVLG encoded by the exons ATGAATGCATCCCAGGGCACGGTTGGGAGTGACCCTGTTATTTTGGCTACAGCCGGATATGACCATACAGTGCGATTTTGGCAAGCACATAGTGGAATTTGCACTCGTACAGTGCAGCACCAAGACTCT CAGGTGAATGCCCTGGAGATTACTCCAGATCGCAGTATGATTGCTGCGGCAG GTTATCAGCACATTCGCATGTATGATCTGAACTCCAATAACCCCAATCCTGTCATTAACTACGATGGTGTCAGCAAGAACATCACATCAGTTGGATTCCATGAAGATGGGCGCTGGATGTATACCGGAGGAGAGGATTGCATGGCAAGGATTTGGGACTTGAG GTCACGGAACCTTCAGTGCCAGAGGATCTTCCAAGTTAACGCGCCCATTAACTGTGTCTGCTTGCACCCCAACCAG GCAGAGCTTATTGTAGGGGATCAAAGTGGAGCAATTCACATCTGGGATCTGAAAACGGACCATAATGAACAGCTGATTCCTGAACCTGAAGTGTCTGTGAATTCGGTTCACATTGACCCTGATGCCAGTTACATGGCAGCAGTGAATAGCTTG GGGAATTGCTATGTTTGGAACTTGACAGGAGGAATTGGAGAGGAAGTCACACAACTGATCCCCAAAACCAAAATTCCAGCTCACAAACGCTATGCACTTCAGTGCAAATTCAGCCCAGACTCCAC GCTTTTAGCCACATGCTCTGCAGATCAGACATGTAAAATTTGGAGGACCTCAAATTTCTCTCTCATGACGGAGCTGAGTATCAAGAGCAGTAATCCTGGGGAGACATCCCGCGGTTGGATGTGGGACTGTGCCTTTTCTGGAGACTCACAGTACATTGTCACAG CTTCTTCAGATAATCTGGCTCGCCTCTGGTGTGTGGAGACAGGGGAGATTAAGCGAGAATACAGCGGGCATCAGAAAGCAGTGGTGTGCCTTGCGTTTAATGACAGTGTCCTAGGATAA